From the genome of Pseudomonas mohnii:
GGTCAAGGGCAGCAATGGCGCGATCTATCCAGTGCAGTACACACTCGAGAAGATCAATGGCGAGTGGAAGCTGCGCAACGTCATCATCAACGGCATCAACATCGGCAAACTGTTCCGCGATCAGTTCGCCGATGCAATGTCGCGCAATGGCAACAACCTGCAGGCGACCATCGACAATTGGGCAGGGGAAGTTGCCAAAGCCAAGGCCGCTACCGAAAAAACCGACCAGAAGCCAGCCCAATGAGTGATTCTGCCGTTCGCATGAACGAAACCGGCGAACTGTTGCTCAGTGGCGTGCTGGATTACCGCACCGGCCCTGGCCTGCGCGAGCAGGGGCAGGCGCTGATCAAGTCCAGCAAGGCTGCGGCCCTGGTGATCGATTGTTCGGCGGTGGAGAAGTCCAGCAGTGTCGGCCTGTCCTTGCTGCTGTGCTTCATGCGAGATGCCCAGGCGGCCGGCAAGGCGCTGAGCATCCGCGGGATGCCCGAAGACATGCGCGAAATTGCTCAGGTCAGTGAGCTGACCGAGCTGTTGGCGCATCCCTAACCCGCATCGATAAAGTAGCCCCCCGTCAGAGTCCTGCTTCGCGGGGTTCGCAGGCGCGGGGCTTTTTTGTATGATGTCCGACCCGCGCGCACAGGGCGCCGATTGAGGTTGAGCATGCAGGCCACCGAAGTGAAGAGCTTCCTTGAAGGAAAGCTGCCAGGAACTCAGGTAGAAGTTGAGGGCGAAGGCTGCAATTTCCAGCTGAACGTGATTAGCGATGAACTGGCGGCATTGAGCCCGGTCAAGCGTCAGCAGCAGATCTATGCCCATTTGAACCCGTGGATCACCGATGGCAGCATCCACGCGGTCACTATGAAATTTTTCAGCAGCGCGGCCTGGGCCGAGCGCACCTGAGCCCAAGGGCGTCGAGATTCTTATGGATAAATTGATTATTACTGGCGGAGCTCGTCTTGACGGCGAGATCCGCATCTCCGGGGCAAAGAACTCTGCCCTGCCGATCCTGGCTGCGACGCTGCTGTGCGATGGCCCTGTGACTGTGGCCAACCTGCCGCACCTGCACGACATCACCACCATGATCGAGCTGTTCGGTCGCATGGGCATCGAGCCGGTCATCGACGAGAAACTGGCCGTCGAAATCGACCCGCGCACCATCAAGACCCTGATCGCTCCGTACGAGCTGGTGAAAACCATGCGTGCGTCGATCCTGGTACTGGGCCCGATGGTTGCCCGTTTCGGTGAAGCCGAAGTCGCACTGCCTGGCGGTTGCGCCATCGGTTCGCGTCCGGTTGACCTGCACATCCGTGGCCTCGAAGCCATGGGCGCGGTCATCGACGTCGAAGGCGGCTACATCAAGGCCAAGGCGCCGGAGGGCGGCCTGCGTGGCGCGCACTTCTTCTTCGACACCGTCAGTGTGACCGGTACCGAGAACATCATGATGGCCGCCGCTCTGGCCAAGGGCCGCAGTGTACTGGCCAACGCCGCACGCGAGCCTGAGGTCGTCGACCTGGCGAACTTCCTGAACGCCATGGGTGCCAAGGTTTCCGGTGCTGGCACCGACACCATCACCATCGATGGCGTCGAGCGTCTGCACACCACCACTTACAAAGTGATGCCCGACCGTATCGAAACCGGCACCTATCTGGTCGCCGCTGCGGTGACTGGCGGTCGCGTGAAGGTCAAGGACACCGATCCGACCATCCTCGAAGCCGTTCTGGAAAAACTCCGGGAAGCGGGCGCGGAAATCACCTGCGGCGAAGACTGGATCGAACTGAACATGCACGGCAAGCGGCCGAAAGCCGTCAACGTGCGCACTGCACCGTATCCGGCGTTCCCGACTGACATGCAAGCGCAGTTCATTTCCCTC
Proteins encoded in this window:
- a CDS encoding STAS domain-containing protein; translated protein: MSDSAVRMNETGELLLSGVLDYRTGPGLREQGQALIKSSKAAALVIDCSAVEKSSSVGLSLLLCFMRDAQAAGKALSIRGMPEDMREIAQVSELTELLAHP
- the murA gene encoding UDP-N-acetylglucosamine 1-carboxyvinyltransferase is translated as MDKLIITGGARLDGEIRISGAKNSALPILAATLLCDGPVTVANLPHLHDITTMIELFGRMGIEPVIDEKLAVEIDPRTIKTLIAPYELVKTMRASILVLGPMVARFGEAEVALPGGCAIGSRPVDLHIRGLEAMGAVIDVEGGYIKAKAPEGGLRGAHFFFDTVSVTGTENIMMAAALAKGRSVLANAAREPEVVDLANFLNAMGAKVSGAGTDTITIDGVERLHTTTYKVMPDRIETGTYLVAAAVTGGRVKVKDTDPTILEAVLEKLREAGAEITCGEDWIELNMHGKRPKAVNVRTAPYPAFPTDMQAQFISLNAIAEGTGAVIETIFENRFMHVYELHRMGAKIQVEGNTAIVTGTEKLKGAPVMATDLRASASLVISALIAEGDTLIDRIYHIDRGYECIEEKLQMLGAKIRRVPG
- a CDS encoding BolA family protein, yielding MQATEVKSFLEGKLPGTQVEVEGEGCNFQLNVISDELAALSPVKRQQQIYAHLNPWITDGSIHAVTMKFFSSAAWAERT